The following is a genomic window from Bradysia coprophila strain Holo2 chromosome IV unlocalized genomic scaffold, BU_Bcop_v1 contig_5, whole genome shotgun sequence.
AAACGTCTTAGTCTATCCACTAATGGAGATTTCATCCGATGAATTTCTCGCTCTTCAATCAATTGGCTAGCAAGCCGATTgtgtttcacttttttcgaTCTCAAACAGGCATGTATCAGCATCAAACTAAATACATCACGTTGAGCTTCGCTACCACCAATCTGTTTTATATTGTATCGAATCGGCCACAACAGTTCAACGCAATCTTCGTACATCTCTCTGCTGTACGACCAAATAGATGTCAGCAGATTTTCGTTCACATTTCGTCCATGAATACACTCGCTTCCTTTTGACTCAGTCATAAACTGTTCAGCCTCGTCATATTTTTTGCTTACACACAATCCCATCATGATTCGAACGTCATTGAATGATCTGTAATGATTTGCCTGGTTCTGTTTTATAATGTCTTCGTATCGGTCACCATGTTTCTGCATAACATCCGATATCGAATAATCTTCCATTGCTAGCAAGTAGGACAATGTGAGGCTGTCAAATCTACCAAAATCTGGtcgattcaataatttttgatcCAAAACATCTGCAGCTGATTCGAATTCGCCTTTAGTAAGGTAGTATAGGGACCAGTGCCAATAGTTGTGACCGGCAATGTGATTCGAAAAATTCCATAGTGTTTCATTATCGTTCATGTACGCGATACCGTCGTCGTATCGTGACGTCATTTCAAACACATGAGCCATAGCATGAgtagaaaaaccatttttcggTTCCAATGATATACCGATTCTGGCGTGTCGTTCAGCTTGCGgaagtaaatttatttcactcaATCCGAACGAATGCCATGCGTGGATAGAACTTAAAGAATGTTCGTCTTCGAATGACGGCAAAATGCGACCAGAAATGCCGGAAACTTTTTCTGTTGAGTAAAAGTtagtgaaaatgaaattctctgTTAACATGCGAGAAGTGCGCCGTACCCATTGTACCATTTATAAGACACGTCATTCCAGCCAAATGTAAGCTCAAAATGTCTGACGGATATTCTATCAAAATTTCTTCCCATTGTCTGACAGCAGCTTCAGCATTACCCATCGATGAAAATTGCAAAGCTTTCACATGAAGCTTTTCCCATTCACCGCAAGTGTTAGAATTCGATTCAACATCTGAAGCGAGTcgttcgatatttttttctagGGTAGGATTGTTCTTTATGTTTGATCCTCCAATGACTTCAAGACTATGTTTGAGTGATCGTCCAGCAACTATAGTTTAgagatttgaaattgaaactttaaaagttttcaaagaaattcttACTGAATTGTGGGTCAGCCTCCATCATTTTCTTTAGAGTGGATTCAAGCCCATCTAACTGTTTGTTATCGTACCAGCCCGCGAGTTGCGATACTGCTGCATCGTATAGTTTAGCTGTTTCATTACAAGCGGTAGATAGTTTCATTCCACTATCCATCCAGGACTATCAATTTTTCCAAAGTAATTCAAAGTGTCACTTTAACATCTgaggaaatatttgaaattcgaCTCACTTGAACATCCCTTAGTTGGTGTATCTCACGCATTTTCTACCTATTCCCTATCACTGCAGCATCAAACAAACTTACTTTGAGAGTGTCTTCTATAGACGAACAAAAGCATCATTTTATAATCGTAATTCGTAGAGCTAACAATTAATTCGAATAGAGATAAGTTTAACTGCGTTTTGAGATAAATACAACTAGAGGGGTATAACACTCATCTCATAACACCAGTCGAAGTTTGATCCATCATTATCGTTCAATTCATGTACTGTTAGCTACATCGACAATGTATAGATGGGTAAAAGTATTTAAGAGTTTTAGGTCGAAGGAGTTACATCCCTTGTgtaataatatatattatcaaTCAGAATCAGCGACTATATTTGGAGAAACATTATCCAATATTCTCCCAAATTTTCCGGTATTTTCcttgtaaaaatttggaaaaacttaaatgttttcccaaaaatagtccctgctatcaatacttttcttttcatatCTTATCACTTGGGTAAATGCGATaatggaatttgtttttttttgaataatctCAATTAAAGGAAATAACAAAAGTGTAACGCATCGATTCATCTGAATGAACTGCTAAGTCCGAATTGTTGTGTATAAACAATAGTGAATAAATGTCGAAGAAAGTTAATTCGtttcatattcaaatttaGTACTATTTTGTAGGAAAAGGTTtaagtgttttacagttgtgtgtTACACTGTTAAGTTTGAGTACCCTATTCAGAccaccactcatgcttgaagtccATGGCAGACTGGAGagctgaaatatttttttaagtcgGCTAAAGCCTCGGCTTGGGGTGTAGATGACGTTGTACAGCTTTAGTGTTTTTAAGATCGGTTTCTAGACtttgggattcagactgatttctctagaattttttcatttccataaggttttttgatgttttcgaaatgacatacttacaaaagtggtgatatcagtcaaaaaacccttaaagggtaaatgtaaCGCAACTcttttatcttacttacaaaataattgatatcgctgagggtgcgCAAAAGtttcttcaacaaaaaattgtaccaaaaaaattgtgaaagaaaattttacaaaaataaatttgcgtcacaagtggcagatgttgaggaacctattgttaggaaaattaagcatgcaaaaatgtgttacttttaaggggaaaattggtttgtggtcgaTAGCTTAACTCACTTGGAaaaacctttgcaaaacacataaatttacacatttgcaaaggtttctccaagtggaataagttatcatccacaaaccaatttttctcttaaaagtaacacatttttgcatgcttcaagacgaatctacacatggctaaattgttgcctacatatcggggcaaaattattaatattttgatgataattttggactcgcagtctttttcgaaaaagtacgaccatcgtttggtgttaaaatgtgttagttttcagcaaaaatttaaatgcttGTGGTGATGTAATCTAACTCCGAGTAAACTCAAATaatgtgtcaattttcgtgaaatattgagttttcttGGACTGAGGtaacatcaccacaaacatttaaatttttacctttcgaaaaaggatgcgagtccaaaattatcatcaaattaataataattttgccccgatATGTAGGCAACACTTcagccatgtgtagattcgtcttaagggttttacttttccaaaaaaggttttggttcagagaaatcatcaaaaaacgaatattttttgcgcacaaatgtaggctagaaaattgccaaggggtgagcggtCTTAAAAATGTGCTGAAAGAAcagaagaaaaccgaatcaaccacttctgatgattttaggtgaatttttgtatgaactcggccattttatcatcaactgtggtgtgtcacccgcgtatctgtatctgcgtgacctcacCAAAGCATACCTTGCTATTTTGTACGGTGGCAATTTGACCACTATCCCAAATATCTTAGGAtcccaaaaacttttttttgctggaCATCGAGAATTTGTTAATAGTAACAAATTACTATTTATGAAATGTAGGTATTCGCATTGAgtgtacagtcagaggcagtgaaatttcagtatgaatttacttcagctATTTTTCAGCTTCCACACATACAATGAATACAATTATATGGTTGAAGCTTCACGCACGTGTGTtctagtggtaaaaccgtataaaaagacataaaaagtttgtgtggatcagctgaaaaacagcagaAGCAAATCCACGCTGAAATCTCACTGCCTCTTActgtacctttcaaacaaaaaaaaagt
Proteins encoded in this region:
- the LOC119071863 gene encoding tetratricopeptide repeat protein 38-like codes for the protein MREIHQLRDVQSWMDSGMKLSTACNETAKLYDAAVSQLAGWYDNKQLDGLESTLKKMMEADPQFIAGRSLKHSLEVIGGSNIKNNPTLEKNIERLASDVESNSNTCGEWEKLHVKALQFSSMGNAEAAVRQWEEILIEYPSDILSLHLAGMTCLINGTMEKVSGISGRILPSFEDEHSLSSIHAWHSFGLSEINLLPQAERHARIGISLEPKNGFSTHAMAHVFEMTSRYDDGIAYMNDNETLWNFSNHIAGHNYWHWSLYYLTKGEFESAADVLDQKLLNRPDFGRFDSLTLSYLLAMEDYSISDVMQKHGDRYEDIIKQNQANHYRSFNDVRIMMGLCVSKKYDEAEQFMTESKGSECIHGRNVNENLLTSIWSYSREMYEDCVELLWPIRYNIKQIGGSEAQRDVFSLMLIHACLRSKKVKHNRLASQLIEEREIHRMKSPLVDRLRRLL